In Anopheles bellator chromosome 2, idAnoBellAS_SP24_06.2, whole genome shotgun sequence, the genomic stretch AGCACACCACCCAAAAACCTGCATAGCAACAGCGCGGCGCGGCATATGGAAACGGGCAAACGagagcaccatcatcatcatcatcagcggccacttcctcatcatcgtccgggCGATCATGAGGCCTCAATATCATTAGCATCATTATCATACGCGGGGCGGGCCCCACGGGAGGCGCATGCCTCGGGCGAAGAAAGCATGAAGCATGATCCGCGAAGGAGGAAAAAGGAGGAAATCGTAAGATCGCACACTCGCACGCGATCGGCGGTTCTTCTGAACGCCGCCGGTTTGAAGAAAgccgcggccccggccccaaATGACAATCATCACCCGAGCGGCCCGAGTTCAGGTGGCACCACCAGGTGCGTACGGTCTTTGATTGGTGGCCCCGAATGGAATCCGTCCTTCCAATCCGGGAGGCCCAAAGCATCCGGCGGACACTTTTGAAGCGTCGATTCGATCACCGCAAATATTCAAACTTGAGTTGATGCACAAAAGTAGGGTTTttataccaaaaaaaaaccgtgttCATTCAAAAAGCTGCGGGCTCGGAGACGCGGGAAAGCTCGGCCTACCGCCGACAGAGATGGAGCTACGCGCAcgcgcgctctctgtctctctcgcttccgCGAGCCGATCTCTGGCGGTTCGGGTCCGGTGCGATCGTGTCGACGACGGCTTGGATCGTGCCGTGTTCGGGGCTTGGAAGTGTGTTAGCAGGTCCCGCGAATAACGGGATCCGGtctgttgttgtgttgcgttgtttactttcgtccccggtccccggcagcggccgcccgttggtgtgtgcgttggcCGTGGAGGCTGCGGTTCGGGCCGGGGAGCGAGATTTAAACACGAGGAGGCAAAGCAAAATAAACGGTACACACTTGACTTGGCGAGttggcaagcgacgaacccacCACGTCCGACGGGAAATGGATCCTCCTCGGCAGTGTTAGCGTGGGCCTCTCCCGAGGGAAACATTTATTGTGGATTTCTTGCGTATCGGCACCGCAATCCAATGGCtttataagaaaaaaatatacaacTTTGGTAAAGTATTCAAACTTCTTAACCAAAGCGCACGTTTTCCATGGAACCCTCTAACGCGGCCTAAACAGATAACAAAACCCACCCAACTGACCTCCAAAAAGGGCCCCCCAAATGTCACACCATTCCCAGCACTAATCGCTAGCGGGAatcggggaaaaaagcgaGTGCCCCCCAACATCCGACGGTTCAGCGGGACCCATGCACCGCCGGTCGGAACCAGCGATTCGCATTGAAAGCGAATTTTCCCGTTCCCTTTTCACGGTTTCGGCCACCACTCGGCGCCGACGAGCGCAGCATTTCCCGGCGGCCATTTTAGTACGCTTTCACGAGCGCAGCCAATTCTGACGCCGCACCGCCGCGCGCCGTGCGAATGAATGGAAAACCCCGAACGTGGAAAATAGGTCAATCTAGCTGGGTCTGGGGTCTGTAGGGGTGGGGGACGAATGCTGTTGCCGCCGCGGGGGGTAAGTGAGCAGTAAGTGCGGCCGGAATGCCGGAACGCCGCACATTGGCAAACTCCGGGAACGAGCGAGGGAGTGATGCCAATGCCACCGGGAGTGATAGGAAGAgtgtttttgcttccttcccgCTCTTTCGCCGACGCGTCGGgcttatgattttttttttgttttatggtcCCACCAGTGGCCGGCTTATTAGAACTTCACCCGGGCAGAAGGAGAAGCATTATTTTCGTAATTATTTACCGGCGGGCTTTTCGGCtcctccgggctccgggaatACTTTCGCtcttctcggcctcggcggtTCCGTGGGGGGCGGAATGGAAAGATTTTGGCCGTAAGGAGCTTTAATTCCATTCTTTATATTCCCCGCGCAAAATTCGGTGGGTTCCACGCTTTCACTACCATCGAAGTCTTCGGCATTGATCATCCGACGGTGTCCGAGTTTTAtttgggaaaaaaaaactacggactttgtttgaacttttttgtCCGCTTTGCTTGTgtcaaattcaacattttaaccgcatttttcgatattttaaggTATTGTGCCCCCGAAGTTGTGCAATCTGTATGACACCTGTTCTGATAAAAATCAAAGTAATGACAGTTTTTAATTGATAGTCATCTGCAAATATGATATTTCCCTCGAATATcgaacgaaatggaacgaaatgcTTAATGCGTTAAATGATTCGTACTTCGAAGATAAATGCAGGAAGATCGTTACTTTGGTTCGATCAATGATTCACTCAACAACCATCATCGAATCATCGAATAGCGAATACTACTTAGTTCTACAGCAGAGACTCCACCATGCTCATTAGGACGGCCGGGGGAGGATTGTTGTCCGTTGTCGGCACATTCTTATCACATGTCGAGTCaaccggagcctggcgaggccTATCCGCTGCACGACGATGGCTAAGAATGTTTCGTCAGTTTGAAACAGAGTCCATGTCTCAGATTGGGGTTGAAAAGGTTCTGTATAAGCTCGAAAATACTTCGACTTGGTGCAATCCAATTGCTGGTGACGGAGCTTTGATTGACTGGTCATCGAATATCAATGACTTTTGAAAGCGTTAGAATGTGGACGAAATGTTGCGATCACTTTGTACTGTTTCTACTACTTTCTAcagtttctattgttttacaaACCCAATCTTCTCCACTTTAGCGTGCGTTGGCCTTCACTGCTCCAAActgcgaaagagaaaataaaaaaacgaaaatgaatgacgaatgaaaaatgaaaaaaatggcacaaccCTACTGCAAATAAATCCACGCGCGTCAGTTCAGTGTCATCCATcatcccccccaaaaaaaaggcagtCGATGAAGACAAATCACCCCGCTTCGAGGAGGTGACAAACGACACTCCGCCACTGCCGCCTCGGTCCTTTGGGCCCCGAGCATATTTGCATGGTTTGTTTGTAGCTCTCTGCGGCCGGGGACACGCAGAGTTTGTTTGCCTCTTGCTTTCCGCGTTCCGGCATTAGTGGGCCAGGTGGAAGCTTAAGCTTCCAGCGCGCTGTGCATACGTGTGCTGAACCCCCCACCGCCATTCCTGCCTGCCCCCCGTGGGGTGAAGTCGAATGCAAATGAGCGAGTGAGCGATCGTCACCTCAACCCCATGACACGTGATCGATGGCCCGGGTGATCTCTGTGGGGTGAAATTCTTCACACGCAGTGCGCAGTGTTAGTGCCCGCTGTGCCGACGGAAAGGCGACAGGAATCAGGTCAGACCCATCAGGCATAGGTAAACATCTAGTGCAGCGTGCGGTGCGAGCGCTCCAATTAGatgcggaaccggaacccagCCCGACGGAGGGTTTTCGGCGCAGGCCCTCAACAACCGCCGCGTGAACTGTCATCTCGCATCTCTCGGCTGACAATAGGGTTGGCAGCTGGGGAACACTCAACTCACCCCGCGACCACGTGTCGCCCCTTGGCGTGTCGAAGGCATACTGTTTACTCGTTGTTAACCCAGCCGTGGGGGGGACCTCTTTGTTTGCGCCATTTGTTAATTCGGTCCCACCCGAAAGGTACGTGACCCACTATTGTCTGCGTCTGTTTGGCTATCGATTAACCCAGCCAGCTGCGGCCAGCAAATCGTCAGCAAATCCACCGTCCCCGAGGGTGGCtatgttgattgttttaaacATTCTAATGCACTCGCCAAACAACTCGCCTTTGTCCACTCGAAACCCCCACACAGCACATgaaaaaacatggaaaagataaacgaaacgggggggggggataAACATTTGACAAACAGACAAACTCTCCGGCCGATCCCAGTGGATCGGGGGCAAACCCGAGACCTCAAAACGTGGATGTTCGGGAGATCCATTCCAGGGGTCCTGGTAAACTGGACGAGCTAAGAAACGCGCTGGCTGCCGGTTGCTCTCATGACATGTCGTGCCCACCGGAGCCTAGCGAGACACATACGCACGGCACGATCCTTAGTGGCGCACGTGACGTGCATTAGAATCCTTCTTTTCCGCTGTGTTGTTGTTAGTGCTAACCCCGGACCCCGAACATAGCCCGTAGCTTCGTAGCCACTGAATGCCTTTCCACTGACCTTACCTCATCTTCTTGTTTCTTGTCCATTCAACAGCCTAGCGTTAGGCGAGGGCAGCATCGTCGGATCAGGGTGTACTTTGTCCTCGGAACTCGCCCAAACACAGTGCGCACCGTCCAATAGGGTCCGCCCCTAGCCTGGGAGTCAGTCCCGCGACTGACGGCGGTTCGGTGAGGATCAGCTCACCGGGAATCAGGCACACACCGAGCGCGGGGTCCGCGACCCAGTAAGAGCGCCGAGTCGCCCCGATGCACGTCGAGAGTATGGTCAACTGCAAGATGAGCGGCCAGCACAACGATTCGGTCGAGGTGGAAAGTCTGCTGATGGGCCCGTGCTGGAACCAGTCGACGAGCGTCACCGATCAGTACCTACTCGACGGCCACAAGCTGCTGCTCGAGGCCGACCTGGACTCGCTGCCGAGCGATGGCGAGACGCAGAAGAGCTCGATGGACGTGCTGGAGAACCTGCTGCTCAGTTCGACCGGTggcccgggtggcccgggCGGCCCGACCATCACCAGCAACTCGAACGGCCACGGGAACGGTGGCACTggcggtggtcccggtggtggaggcggcggAGGGCTCGGCGGAGACCTGAAGCCGCTGCCGTCGTTCACCTCGTTCAACACCGGCCACCTGTCGATCAATGGGATCTCCGGCTACCACTACACGGCGATCGCGCAGCGGCTGCCGGAGGAGAACAACAACTACGCGCAGAACTCGTACTCGCAGGGAAGCGCCAATgcgggccccggggccggtgccacctccaccggcaccggcaccggttcggcgACGTCCGCCGGAAGCGATAACAACATCGTGTCCTCGACCTCCACCTGTCTGCCGGACTCGGTGCTCAACCCGCCCGAGgtcgatggcggtggcgcgAGCGTCAGCCACTGCCACAGCCTGCAGAACGTGAAGCTCTTCGCCGACGGTTCCATCGATGacgggggtggtggcggtggtggagggggtggcggcggtggaggtggtaaGATCTTTAGTGCGCCCGCCGACAGCTGCGCGATGACCGGACCCGACTCGGTGTCCGGGGCGCGGATATTCGTCGACACGAAGGAGCTGTCGGAGTATGATATGAGCTCGATCGAGGACATCGCGGCCATCATCGGGTCGGCGATCGCGGACACGACCGTGCCGAGCTCGAAGGTGGAGAAGGAGGACGGCAACGATACGCGCGACTCGTGGATGGACCTGGACGCGTGGATCGAGGGCACCTGCACCGGGGTGCCGGACGCGAAGCTGATCGTGTCGCAGCAGGACTCGCTCAGCGAGCTCATCCTCCCCCACTCGCCCGTCTGCTCGCACGGCACCTCgtccaccaacaccagcaccaccaccaccacctccacgCTGCAGAGCCTGTTGACGCACGGCTACATGCCGCTCCTGCAGAATCGCCTCCAGAACGGGCCACCGGTGAAGCTAGAGGCGCCCAGTTCAACCTCGGCGTACTGCGGTGACCTCATCTCGACCTCCACTAGTCCCCCCGGCTCGGTCGTCTCGACCTCCACCGACCACAGCCTCATCCTGAACGGACGGTACCTGCAGCAGACAACCCACCAGCCAccgacccaccaccagcatcaccagcaccaccaacagcaccagcagcagcaccacggtgGCGGAGGACTCCACcacgcccaccaccaccaaaacccCCACAatcaccacaaccaccaccaccataaccaccacaacaaccatCACAACCACGGTGGGTTTGGGGGGCTGGCGATCGGCCAGAAACCGGACGGTCTCTGCAGTCCGGAGCTCCCCGGAGGTCCTCTGGGCAACTTcccgcacaccaccaccaacaacagcagcaacagcaacaacaacagtagcagtacctccaacggcaacggccacgcgtcgtcctcggcctccaactcgtcgtcctcatccacctcctcgtcctcgtcgacgtCCAGTTCGTCGAGCGCCAGCAACTCGCCGACGACACCAAAAAGCAAGCGGCGCGGCCACGGCaccaaacagcaacagcagcagcagcaacagcagcagcagcagcagaagctcCAGCACGGGTTAGTCGGCCAGCAGGCCGGTCCCACGTTACACGcccagcaacaccagcaacagcaacagcaacaacaccatcaacaacagctGAGTGCCCAGTCGCAGCAGGCGGCGGCCCTCAGCTTCCAGGCGGCCAACGATCTCAGCGGGCTCCTCGGCAAGGAGAagccggtgcaccggtgcaaCATCTGCAACCGGGGCTTCCTCAACAAGAGCAACATCAAGGTGCACCTGCGGACGCACACGGGCGAGAAGCCGTTCCGGTGCGAGGTCTGCGCCAAGGCGTTCCGCCAGAAGGCGCACCTCATCAAGCACCAGCAGATCCACAAGCGGATCGGCCGGGActgaccaccgccaccgtcgccgccgtagCGTATTTAGTGACACACTCGTACCTCAGAGGCCGCCGCGTGGAGCCGGCCCGCCCTATTTGCGTCCTATTTATTATTTCCCTCCGCCGGGGTTCCTTGTGTATCCTTACTGGGGGCCCGGTTCCCGTTGTTGATCGTCTATTTATTCGCGTCGGGAACACGGGAACAGTGTGGGGAAAGTTTACTTGTTGCTAGTTCCCCCGCGAACCCCCCGCTCAACCCTTGTGTAGATTATTTCCCCCCGCACTCCACTGGGTCTGGCCTCCCCGCCGAACGACGCCATTGCTCCAGCTACCCGTTGGAAGACTCTCCTGGGCGATTCCTGGGCAAAGcagcagacagacagagaggtAGGATCCAGGAGTAGGCAACGCTAGGAACAAGGACAAACCAGGAGTCAGGAGAAAGAGGAGGTTTAGGGGGGCCAAAGAGCGGACAATCGTTCTCCAAACCACAGCGGCCtggaccggaaccggcactCTGACTATTGGGATTGGCCATAAGGTGAGGGAGCGCGTGGCCCAGGTCCTGGCGTCGGAACCGTCCTTTCTGCCCGGTCGCCAGGACGTGTAAGTACCCGCGATGTGGGGCTGTAACAAGTGTAATTAACAGTGAAGAGCTTAGGGAGCGCGCTTGAATGAGCGAccccgaccgagagagagagagagagagagagagcaaaggccaccgccgtcgaaGAAGAAGCGTGCGAAGAACAAAATATGTGCAATTTTTAACTTTAATCATATCGGATCCTTTAGCGTGGTGCGTGGTCAACACTATCGTAGAGCGTaacgtttgttgttgctgatgagtAAAACACACTCTCCCTGATGTAACTATTTTCACCTTTTCTCGGCACCCTTGCCACCATCCTAGGCCCCCACGGTTCCCAAGCTTCCCCCCAACCCGGGGGTTCGATCCTTCGGGGTCGGAGCCCTTCCCTTTACGGCACAGCGGCCCTTCTACGCTTCTTCATTATTGTGTAACatgttaatgtatttttagATACATAGATTCGTTCGTTTGTAAAATAAACCTCTCTACGCGCGTGTATGTAGCGTAAAGTGTACAGCGTAGCGTGTATGCCGATAGcaagagagaacgagagagggagagagggagagagagagagttgctAGGGACTCGATCAGTCTGTGCTGATGGGCGGCCTGTGTAcgaatatatatatataatataacTAAACTAATACAAATCGTTCTGTTTCGGAGAGAGAGCCAGCCGGGAGCGCATCGAGCGACGGTTCAATACTCTTAGGTTCACCTGTTACTGCTGTTGGGTTGGGCCAGCGGACTCGACTCGAAGTTTTTGGAGATTAATTGAGGCGAAGATTGGCGCGCTAGGTTTAACCATTGGTCGAGCGAGCTGtcagcggccaccgttcgggcgGTATTGATTGAATAAACTCATGTGGATCATGTTGTTGATCgtgtttgattaaaaacaaaacctttaCCTCACTTTACTTACTTCATTCCACCGTACAGCTGACAACAGACCTTGCTCGTTAAGCCAATCAAATCTGGGCACAAGATGGCCATTGTATTATGCAAAAAGGCTCCGTCGCTCCGTTTAGTCGCGTTACCGAACgcagaaaggaaagaaaatggcgacACACGTgcaccaaaccgaaccggcccgaccccgaaaacaaaacggttgCACCAAAGCCCCCAAACTGCATAATTCGTGCGGACCACTTTATGGCCACCCAATTCCATCGTCGAAAGACCGAAAATTCGGAAAATTGGAGCAATCCcagcggcgcgcgcgcccgctcgcCTTTTATTGGTGCGATCTGTTTTTCCGCGTCCGCCCAACGGGGAGAGTGGAGCCTCCTTGCAATTAGCCACCATGGCCATCGTGTGTCGCTATAAAAGAGATTAAAAATTAGTGGCTTATGGTGGCCCGAtgcggtggaaaatcgaagcgaacgaaagaaaaccccgCAAGCAACGGGGGCCAGGCCGGCCTTACCGGAATTGGTTTAATTGGAAACGCGCAAACGCAAGCGAGATTGAGGCAACCGCAGCAGCGCGCACCTTGCGCGATCTGATTGGCCCGCgacggagcgaaagaaaaaggaaaacgttgGCCGCAAATTATTGCTATCCACTGGCTGTCGTTGATCATTGTGATTGCACCCAGGGGCCCCCGtgatcgtcaccgtcgttACGATGCCGTGGACACTTGCGACAGTACCACACACCCCTTGCCGTGTATCACCGAAATCACCGTCCCCAAATCAATCGTAATAAACCCACCGGCCGATCAATGTCCTCGGCGCCCAGAGCCACCCAGATCGCCCGATGATTATCACCCGCGACAGAGGGTGGTCGTTTGGCGGCTAACGATAGGGCATTGCGCGGTCATCATTAGAAGACCACGCCAATTACGCCGCGCtacgaaagacttcaatgcACGGGTAAGCGACGAAAGGCTGCCTCtctttttccggttccccAAACCGGTCGATTGACCAAACACTCAAGAATGACTGGTATTAGGACTGGGACTCACCTTCCCGACTTCCCGTTCCGCTCTTTCGTGGTTGGAAATCTGACTCTCGTTTTGGCGCTAATTTTCTCCACattcgatcgcgatcgcgactacgacgacgaaaagtttcacttttgccGATCGACCGATAGGACGGCCCTGATACGGCCGGTCCGGTGTCAGTCACCTCCTCCGCGGAGCGGCGCTTCCGTACCGATCGGTTCGAGTTTGATCCCATCGACGTACGTCGGTGACAAATCCGTCACTCACGACCGGTCAATAATGACCGGTCATTATCGAGGGCGTTAGGGAAGTGATTGACAAATTAGCGACTCCCGCCGCATGGACCCTTTTCGGCACTCCGTTCCCTCGTCCGTCGTGGTGCTCACCGGCGCCACGATCGCATTAGAAATTGCTCGCTACAGTGCTTTATGTTACACACGATCATAAACGTGTAGCagcccgtggccaccggggccacccgttttttttacaGCGTCCCCGGCCGATCCAATCTCAATCATTACATCGGCCCCGGTGTGGCTGCACACCGAGCTCCGATTGACCGCATCGCGCCCCGTTGAGGAAGTGGAGCAATTTCCAGAGGTACGAAGAAAAACTTCGACCATACCACGGTAACGAATGTGAAATAAatatctctcgctctctcgcgctccGCGCTCTTTCCTTCCTGCCCGGCCACTCTAATGAGTCGAAACCGATTCGAATCACTGACCATACCGTGCCCAGTGCGCTCAGATTTCCTAAATAATCTTAACCCCGATTTTCTTCACTCTTCCACGTCTCTTCGTCTCGGGCTTGCGACCGCAACCAGTACGGAGCCCTGCAGTACGGAGGGTCtaagcgtttttctttttgctggtTCCCCCCTTCGCCCCTTCCCGGCACTAGCAAATTGACCCAAATTCGACTATTTCATCCGATTCAGTAATTCATTTACGGCCGCGGTGCACGGCGCGCAAACCTTACTCGTAATCGGGTAAGTAGCTGGAAAATAACGCGGGCTGGAAAAATGGTGTCTTACCGAATTAGACGCTCGATCGGAGgggacggccgccgccggaactGGAAGCCGGaagtttggcgtttttttaCGTGGAGAAAAGTGCCACCATTTCGAACGCAACAACCgtgcgctcggctcggaacCTCGGAGTGGGAAACTTTTTCGCATGAACAAACCCTGCCCAAACTAACGCCAATTTATGCCCAAAGGGACTGACTTTTGGCTAATCCGAAAAGTCGATCGTTTTTGGTACAGTAAATCACAGGAAGGAAGTGTTTTAGGATTATAGGGGGAAGATCATATATAGTTTTTTTAGTCTAACATAGGTCCAATAACCATTAGAGTTCAATGAGTTCAGAATACAAATTATTAGTCTACAGCGTTAACGTATAAATCCAAGaagtatttattttcaacTGAAGAGGCTTCAAGCTACAAACCAGATTTTTGTCATAACATTTGGACCTTTTTACTCGCTAGGCAGTACTCTGAAAATGGCCAGAGATCTATTAAATCCTTGTCGGAAATTGCCAAAATATAGAAAATTACACCCATCAAGATAACGGTTTCCATTTGCTTCAGAATGCACTCCAAAAACAGTTCATTGTCTGCACGAAGAGCGTCTGATGTAAATAACGGAAGTTTATTATTGTATCATTTAATAATTGAAGTTATACCTCAACAAGCGAATGTGATCGATTCGAATTTCGTATTAATTGATTCACAGACCTTGCCCATAGGGGTTATTTTCCACAAGGGTTATTACCAAGAAATCATTCTCCAAATTTGtatccaaaacaaaaactttgaTAATAAACCGGAAAATCTTACCTTAATATCCGATAAAACCCGTGGTTCACTTCAAAATAGAATGTTGAATAAATGTGCTTGACTGCTCGAAAGTTGATACGAGCGGGAAAAAGTAATAGAAGCCCCATTATTGACTGACCCACGGAATTGTTGCTATCCTTTAGACGATCATAACATAGTGTCCTACAAATCACGCGTTGGTGTctccgtgtgtctgtgtctgtgtctcGATTGTTTAGCAACCTCCTGGGGAGCAAATTGCATCCCCACCCTGTCGCCTGTCGAACCTCGGCATCCAGCGTCTAGACTCGCCGAtggaatcgatttttattaTGTAAATGTTCCTGTCTCTTGCGCACCGTCAATTGTGCAAGGGCCGGACTCCCACCTACGGTGCCCACCCGGCCAGCATCAACCGGCATGTTTGATAGtgcaacacacacgcagaaaCACACATATAATGTCGttgccccggccccggcatgGCATCTGGCACGACCGCCGAGACGTTGTTATGCCCACAACAGCGTCGATGCTTAGACAAACAGAGGGTCCCTGGCCGGGCAACAAAGGCAACCCCGGCGACTTGACGGAAACAAATTTATCACAATTCTACACGCATTCGAGCCCCCACGCGAAACACCGCGACCCGCAACGACCAACAGCGACAGAACTGTGATCCTCAATTTCAGGCTCAAGCCTTTCCGGCGGTGACGTTTGGTGGcctggcgaaagaaaataatggcggatggtacagcacacacggaacgatccccttttttgtttggataAGTAGAGGATAATCACGCAAAGTGCCCGGAACCGAGACGGGGAAAAGGGATGCCCCGTCCGATAAGCCGCGCAGCTCAAGCTATGccaacaaaacataatttctaACGCACCATCGGAATCCGTGGTTCGCACAATTAGAACTAATAATTTCTCCATTACCGCCGGGGTTCAGCTTCAATCAGCTTCGCCGGCAAAATGGACCGGGCGGGGTGGCTCCCCGGCCCAGTTCCTGTGGGAcgcctttctttttttttcggggcagTTTGTTGAAACAATGCTCCACCCAGCCCAGGATTCCCAGCCCATTCCAGACACGCAAACGCAGAACTTTACCAGGCCAGCGATCCGCGGGTGGCCGCGTGTTCGTTCCGTGCATCATGCAATCTGCGATCTGCACTCGGCGAGAAGACGGCCCGCAATCGAATTGCATAAATTGTGTCACTCGATTTAATTGCTAAtgcgtcgccatcgccacggCCACTCCGGGTACATCGGGCACGCCATGTCGCCCGGAACCGATCACGCCTCTCACGTCTCCATTATCCAATTTGTTTGCTCGCGCTCGCGCCACATGTTTCGCGGTCCATGTTGCGGGCCGAGCCTCTCGCCGGGGTCGCCAGGGTCGAGTCGGTGGTCCACGGTTCCCAGGGGGCCAGGGGGGGTGGGGCCGAGGGGATGGGTGCCGTTACCCGCCCATTTCGCCGGACCACTTCGGGTACGTTCCTTTCATGCCATGCGTTAACCACTCGGTGCTCAAGTGGCGAACCATGCGTCGATTGCGATCAACATAAGgagtttaaaatgtttattttttacgatGAAGAAAATTCTAAATTTATCAGCCAAAGTACGTTAACGCGTCTCGAGACAAATAAATAGACTTCATCTATGCGTTCGAGGGACATTAACTTTCTCCTCACGACAATTAAATTCCCCAACCTGGAAGCTAATTTTGACGAGGTGGCCAGTCCAAGTAGAAACCTTGCTCAACAAAATGTGattataaaatgtaaaacatttaattaaagtGCAGTCCAAAATTGGCTGAAGTAAAATCAAACCCAAGAGCTGCGCACCGAAGGGTTACCGTCGCGATTGGTATTCAAAGCAACGCATCGTGTCGCACGAGCCAACCCGCGGgcaacaaccgaccgactaGGGGGCCACGACGTAAGATACAGATTCAATAAAAGTATATGGCTAGTAAATATCAACCTCTCGCTCTCACACGGGCGCGATCACCGAGTTCAAGACCCACCCCGAGCAGGCTGACCACAATGGGAAAATGGCCGTGATAATGAAAATTTCGCGTTCAACTCGCGGCTCGAC encodes the following:
- the LOC131210719 gene encoding ichor is translated as MHVESMVNCKMSGQHNDSVEVESLLMGPCWNQSTSVTDQYLLDGHKLLLEADLDSLPSDGETQKSSMDVLENLLLSSTGGPGGPGGPTITSNSNGHGNGGTGGGPGGGGGGGLGGDLKPLPSFTSFNTGHLSINGISGYHYTAIAQRLPEENNNYAQNSYSQGSANAGPGAGATSTGTGTGSATSAGSDNNIVSSTSTCLPDSVLNPPEVDGGGASVSHCHSLQNVKLFADGSIDDGGGGGGGGGGGGGGGKIFSAPADSCAMTGPDSVSGARIFVDTKELSEYDMSSIEDIAAIIGSAIADTTVPSSKVEKEDGNDTRDSWMDLDAWIEGTCTGVPDAKLIVSQQDSLSELILPHSPVCSHGTSSTNTSTTTTTSTLQSLLTHGYMPLLQNRLQNGPPVKLEAPSSTSAYCGDLISTSTSPPGSVVSTSTDHSLILNGRYLQHHHNHHNNHHNHGGFGGLAIGQKPDGLCSPELPGGPLGNFPHTTTNNSTSSSSASNSPTTPKSKRRGHGTKQQQQQQQQQQQQQKLQHGLVGQQAGPTLHAQQHQQQQQQQHHQQQLSAQSQQAAALSFQAANDLSGLLGKEKPVHRCNICNRGFLNKSNIKVHLRTHTGEKPFRCEVCAKAFRQKAHLIKHQQIHKRIGRD